Proteins from one Juglans microcarpa x Juglans regia isolate MS1-56 chromosome 1S, Jm3101_v1.0, whole genome shotgun sequence genomic window:
- the LOC121246502 gene encoding uncharacterized protein LOC121246502, with protein sequence MATIDSPSHHPPPPTTKYINLVDPTNPYRLKTSDNPGTVLVKELLTAENFSTWSRSIHHALRAKNKLEFLNGTFTKPSDPRNPLFELWERCNDMVVSWLQNSISLSLRSSVAFVDDAHVIWTELQERFSPQNGLRIYELKKTLATLTQDDDLVNTYYSKLKTLWDELCVYDPLHVCSCGSTKFLTDRN encoded by the coding sequence ATGGCCACCATCGATTCTCcttctcatcatcctcctcctcccacCACCAAATATATCAACCTTGTAGACCCAACAAACCCTTATAGACTCAAAACCTCAGACAATCCTGGCACTGTGCTCGTCAAAGAACTCCTTACTGCTGAAAATTTTTCTACATGGTCTCGATCAATCCATCATGCCCTTCGAGCCAAGAACAAACTCGAATTCCTAAATGGAACCTTCACCAAACCATCTGACCCTCGTAACCCGCTTTTTGAGCTTTGGGAAAGATGCAATGATATGGTTGTATCTTGGCTACAAAACTCCATTAGCTTGTCTCTTCGATCCTCCGTAGCATTTGTAGATGATGCCCATGTTATATGGACCGAGTTACAGGAACGTTTTTCACCACAAAATGGCCTACGCATCTACGAACTCAAGAAGACCTTAGCAACTCTTACCCAAGATGACGATTTAGTAAACACTTACTACAGTAAACTCAAAACTCTTTGGGATGAATTATGTGTTTATGATCCCTTGCATGTTTGTTCTTGTGGCTCAACCAAGTTTCTTACGGACCGAAACTAG